The following are from one region of the Candidatus Eisenbacteria bacterium genome:
- a CDS encoding PAS domain-containing protein produces MPSRTAQIRSAAIGDASVALLLCACAVTATWSLGAPWIGFLAAPVLAALALTRYRGRRAEIERIHALQAQLSIYRVAEMMSRADTEEELIRQGLDEIAKGTGLPHWAIYLHRAGRGEFAVAATRGLPEGSEAELLPDAVGPDARSPASRAAWLGEMQIVRDPDAVPEWRFPTMTNGLGPRPVVVSIPLADQGDLPAVLQCFLPSGSALDSERGALLRWIGAQFLTGLKRLRLEHRDQLLASYMMSTGEILLGLDLLGEITHANAAAERALGAASGALVGTRLDQLAVLTSPETSGATLFDLARSAGEFSGVVWLLRTDGTRFPAEVRLSAAFDRRNALKAMVLVGRDVTDRHEQERELRGRTEELALVNRKLQGVNRELEEAQQLQNDYLANTSHELRTPLNAVIGFATLLEQGVHKTPEEGREFARSIREAAEHLLGVINDLLDLAKVAAGRFELRLIAGDLRPAVQSALEAVRPLAAQKGLNLLVDIPIEPLDVTLDPARLRQVLLNLLGNAVKFTEKGEVRIRAWRDEATEEARVLIEDTGIGIAPEHRSRLFRKFSQVDSSYRRRHSGTGLGLVITQALLKNMGGTISVESEGIDQGTRVTLAFPALIGSRDEVP; encoded by the coding sequence ATGCCCAGCCGCACCGCGCAGATTCGAAGCGCGGCGATCGGGGACGCGAGCGTGGCGCTTCTCCTTTGCGCTTGCGCCGTAACCGCGACGTGGAGCCTGGGCGCGCCGTGGATCGGGTTCCTGGCGGCGCCGGTGCTCGCCGCCCTGGCCTTGACGCGCTACCGCGGCCGCCGGGCGGAAATCGAGCGGATTCACGCGCTCCAGGCGCAGCTCAGCATCTATCGGGTCGCCGAGATGATGTCCCGGGCCGACACCGAGGAGGAGCTGATCCGCCAGGGACTCGACGAGATCGCGAAAGGAACCGGGCTCCCGCACTGGGCGATCTACCTCCACCGCGCGGGACGGGGTGAGTTCGCGGTCGCGGCGACGCGAGGGCTGCCGGAAGGGTCCGAGGCGGAGCTTCTTCCGGACGCGGTCGGCCCCGACGCCCGCTCACCCGCGAGCCGGGCGGCCTGGCTCGGTGAAATGCAGATCGTGCGGGATCCCGACGCCGTACCGGAGTGGCGATTCCCCACGATGACGAACGGCCTTGGCCCTCGGCCGGTCGTGGTTTCGATTCCGCTCGCCGACCAGGGCGACCTTCCGGCCGTGCTCCAGTGCTTCCTACCGAGCGGGAGCGCGCTCGATTCCGAGCGCGGCGCGCTTCTTCGCTGGATCGGCGCGCAGTTCCTCACAGGATTGAAGCGGCTTCGACTCGAGCACCGCGATCAGCTCCTCGCCTCCTACATGATGAGCACGGGCGAGATCCTCCTCGGGCTCGATCTCCTGGGCGAGATCACGCACGCGAACGCCGCCGCCGAGCGCGCGCTCGGCGCCGCCTCCGGGGCTCTCGTCGGAACCCGGCTCGACCAGCTCGCGGTCCTGACGAGTCCCGAGACGAGCGGCGCCACGCTCTTCGATTTGGCCCGGTCGGCGGGCGAGTTCTCGGGCGTGGTCTGGCTCCTCCGCACGGACGGAACCCGCTTCCCCGCCGAGGTACGTCTCTCGGCCGCGTTCGACCGGCGAAACGCGCTCAAGGCGATGGTCCTCGTGGGGCGGGACGTCACCGATCGGCACGAGCAGGAACGCGAGCTTCGCGGCCGCACGGAGGAGCTCGCGCTCGTGAACCGGAAGCTCCAAGGGGTCAATCGGGAGCTGGAGGAGGCGCAACAGCTGCAGAACGACTACCTCGCGAACACCTCGCACGAGCTCCGCACTCCTCTGAACGCGGTGATCGGATTCGCGACGCTCCTGGAGCAGGGCGTACACAAGACCCCGGAGGAAGGTCGTGAGTTCGCGCGCTCGATTCGGGAAGCGGCCGAGCACCTCCTCGGGGTCATCAACGACCTCCTCGATCTGGCCAAGGTCGCGGCCGGACGCTTCGAGCTTCGGCTGATCGCCGGGGACCTCCGTCCGGCTGTTCAGTCCGCGCTGGAGGCCGTTCGGCCCCTGGCGGCGCAAAAGGGGCTCAACCTCTTGGTGGACATTCCCATAGAGCCCCTCGACGTGACCCTGGACCCTGCCCGGTTGCGCCAAGTATTGCTGAACTTGCTTGGGAACGCGGTCAAGTTTACCGAAAAGGGAGAGGTGAGGATCCGGGCCTGGCGCGATGAGGCAACCGAAGAGGCGCGCGTCCTGATCGAGGATACCGGGATCGGAATCGCTCCCGAGCACCGGTCGAGGCTCTTCAGGAAATTCAGCCAAGTCGACTCGTCGTACAGGCGACGGCACTCCGGCACCGGTCTCGGACTCGTGATCACGCAGGCACTGCTGAAGAATATGGGCGGCACGATCAGCGTGGAGAGCGAGGGAATAGACCAAGGGACGCGGGTGACACTGGCCTTTCCGGCCCTGATCGGTTCCCGCGATGAAGTTCCATGA
- a CDS encoding response regulator translates to MATRILVVEDDPMNAKLFQLILTRAAQFEVEVTEDPAHVVAQARSGGADLIIMDVSLSNSLWDGVPVDGLEICRRLKSDPETKRVPILLATAHAMKGSRERFLKDSGADDYISKPIVSADELISRIRALLEKGANATPPAPR, encoded by the coding sequence ATGGCGACACGCATCCTGGTAGTGGAAGACGATCCGATGAACGCGAAGCTCTTCCAGCTCATCCTCACCCGGGCGGCGCAGTTCGAGGTGGAGGTGACGGAGGATCCCGCGCACGTCGTCGCCCAAGCGCGGTCGGGAGGGGCGGACCTGATCATCATGGACGTGTCGCTCTCGAACAGCCTCTGGGACGGGGTTCCCGTCGACGGTCTGGAGATCTGCAGGCGGCTGAAGAGCGATCCCGAGACGAAGCGCGTGCCAATCTTGTTGGCGACCGCGCACGCCATGAAGGGCTCGCGGGAACGATTTCTTAAAGATTCCGGAGCCGATGACTACATTTCCAAACCGATCGTGAGCGCCGACGAGCTGATCAGCCGGATCCGCGCGCTGCTCGAGAAGGGGGCAAATGCCACACCACCTGCTCCTCGTTGA
- a CDS encoding response regulator, translating to MPHHLLLVDDEAHNRKLLRMVLRQGEYEFLEAENGNQALEILEKQKIDLILLDLMMPSPNGFDVLLAVKKNDRLRDIPVLVASASTAPDDIERSLTLGAADYFMKPLTEWDIRFQLPIKVRNALAVNQASEERLRAERMKAVSAMAVALNHEINNPLQVIQGNAQLLFVHPGLPPETRDKVARIRAATETIAGLTHRIAALRDIVTVEYPAGNKTTVPMVNFKASPDGGAAKGQEAGKGQAGIGGGPAKGAPEAKGPETNPAVKSPESGRSSPE from the coding sequence ATGCCACACCACCTGCTCCTCGTTGACGACGAGGCTCATAATCGGAAGCTCCTGCGCATGGTCCTGCGTCAGGGCGAATACGAATTTCTCGAGGCCGAGAACGGAAATCAGGCGCTCGAGATTCTCGAGAAGCAGAAGATCGATCTCATCCTCCTCGACCTGATGATGCCGTCGCCGAACGGGTTCGATGTCCTCCTGGCGGTCAAGAAGAACGATCGGCTTCGGGACATTCCCGTGCTCGTGGCCAGCGCGTCGACCGCGCCCGACGACATCGAGCGGAGCCTGACGCTCGGAGCGGCGGACTACTTCATGAAGCCGCTCACCGAGTGGGACATTCGCTTCCAGCTCCCGATCAAGGTTCGGAACGCGCTCGCCGTCAATCAGGCCTCCGAGGAGCGTCTCCGCGCGGAGCGGATGAAGGCGGTCTCGGCCATGGCGGTCGCCTTGAACCACGAGATCAACAATCCCCTGCAAGTGATCCAGGGCAACGCCCAGCTCCTATTCGTCCACCCCGGCCTGCCGCCCGAGACCCGGGACAAAGTCGCTCGCATCCGGGCGGCGACGGAGACGATCGCTGGGCTCACGCACCGGATCGCGGCGCTCCGCGACATCGTGACGGTCGAATATCCAGCCGGGAACAAGACGACGGTTCCGATGGTCAACTTCAAGGCGTCGCCCGATGGCGGGGCGGCGAAAGGGCAGGAGGCGGGGAAGGGCCAAGCAGGGATCGGCGGCGGGCCGGCCAAGGGTGCGCCCGAGGCGAAGGGCCCCGAGACGAATCCGGCCGTCAAATCCCCAGAGTCGGGTAGATCCAGTCCAGAATGA